From the genome of Cynocephalus volans isolate mCynVol1 chromosome 14, mCynVol1.pri, whole genome shotgun sequence, one region includes:
- the LOC134363228 gene encoding uncharacterized protein LOC134363228 yields the protein MASPPAGGQLPLPIQSLFTPCPAPPAPAPVPHADPGPSPPAPSPQHLNPQPLHPNTFTPAPSTPAPSPPTPSPSAPSPNTLTPNPFTPNTFTPAPSTPAPSPPTPSPPAPSPPAPSPPAPSPPTPSPPAPSPNTFTPNPFTPNTFTPGTFTPNTFTPGTFTPNTFTPNPFTPAPSTPAPSPPTPSPPAPSPPTPSPPAPSPPTSSPPAPSPPAPSPPTSSPPAPSPPAPSTPAHFPFLPGHSPESSHLPLTWSAP from the coding sequence ATGGCCAGCCCACCGGCTGGGGGGCAACTTCCCCTCCCTATCCAGAGCCTCTTCACCCCTTGCCCTGCTCCTCCAGCACCTGCCCCGGTGCCTCACGCTGACCCGGGACCTTCACCCCCGGCACCTTCACCCCAACACCTTAACCCCCAACCCCTTCACCCCAACACCTTCACCCCGGCACCTTCAACCCCGGCACCTTCACCCCCAACACCTTCACCCTCGGCACCTTCACCCAACACCTTAACCCCCAACCCCTTCACCCCCAACACCTTCACCCCGGCACCTTCAACCCCTGCACCTTCACCCCCAACACCTTCACCCCCGGCACCTTCACCCCCGGCACCTTCACCCCCGGCACCTTCACCCCCAACACCTTCACCCCCGGCACCTTCACCCAACACCTTCACCCCCAACCCCTTCACCCCCAACACCTTCACCCCCGGCACCTTCACCCCCAACACCTTCACCCCCGGCACCTTCACCCCCAACACCTTCACCCCCAACCCCTTCACCCCGGCACCTTCAACCCCTGCACCTTCACCCCCAACACCTTCACCCCCGGCACCTTCACCCCCGACACCTTCACCCCCGGCACCTTCACCCCCAACATCTTCACCCCCGGCACCTTCACCCCCGGCACCTTCACCCCCAACATCTTCACCCCCGGCACCTTCACCCCCGGCACCTTCAACCCCGGCTCACTTCCCATTTCTGCCTGGACACAGTCCTGAGTCATCCCACCTCCCCCTGACCTGGTCTGCCCCTTAA
- the LOC134363227 gene encoding putative vomeronasal receptor-like protein 4, translating into MSQAGTGISANTFLLLVRISTLLLGHRPKLIDLITCHLALVHIVMLLIVVFLVSPDLFESLNFQNDFKCKVFFFMSRVMRGLSICTTCLLSMFQAITISPSTSWLARFKHKFTNDIIHILFFLWFLSLSCSSNLIFYTVASSNVTQTNLLSVSKYCSLFPMVSIIQEVFLTLTLFRDVSVVGIMMLSSAYMVILLFGHQRRSLHLHSTSLSPKSTPVKRASQTILLLVSFFVVMYWVDFIISSSSVLLWAYDAVVVDIQRFVGNVFATVSPLVIIRSDKRIIETLQNMWQKCHRF; encoded by the coding sequence ATGTCCCAAGCCGGCACTGGGATCTCAGCCAACACCTTTCTGCTTCTCGTCCGCATCTCCACACTCCTTCTGGGTCACAGGCCTAAGCTCATTGACCTGATCACCTGCCACTTAGCCCTTGTCCACATAGTGATGCTCCTCATTGTAGTATTTTTGGTGTCCCCAGATCTGTTTGAGTCACTCAATTTTCAGAACGACTTCAAGTGTAAGGTGTTTTTCTTCATGAGCAGAGTGATGCGAGGCCTCTCCATCTGCACCACCTGCCTCCTGAGCATGTTCCAGGCCATCACCATCAGCCCCAGCACCTCCTGGTTAGCGAGATTTAAACATAAATTCACAAATgacattattcatattttatttttcttgtggttCCTCAGTTTGTCTTGCAGCAGTAACCTGATCTTCTATACAGTGGCTTCTTCCAATGTGACCCAGACCAATCTACTAAGTGTCAGTAAATACTGCTCGCTCTTCCCCATGGTCTCTATCATCCAGGAAGTGTTTTTGACTCTGACATTATTCAGAGACGTCTCCGTTGTAGGAATCATGATGCTCTCAAGCGCATACATGGTGATTCTCTTGTTCGGGCATCAGAGACGATCCCTGCACCTTCACAGCACCAGTCTCTCCCCAAAAAGCACCCCAGTGAAAAGAGCCTCCCAGACCATCCTGCTGCTGGTGAGTTTCTTTGTGGTCATGTACTGGGTGGACTTTATCATCTCATCTTCTTCAGTCCTGTTATGGGCATATGATGCAGTTGTCGTGGACATCCAGAGGTTTGTGGGCAATGTTTTTGCCACTGTCAGTCCTTTAGTGATAATCAGATCTGATAAAAGGATAATCGAGACTTTACAAAATATGTGGCAGAAGTGCCATCGTTTTTGA